The following coding sequences are from one Carassius auratus strain Wakin chromosome 47, ASM336829v1, whole genome shotgun sequence window:
- the LOC113065047 gene encoding uncharacterized protein LOC113065047 isoform X2, giving the protein MISIICFICVFAVLINKVCLQVTVEGFIDGSVVLPCSSAQHDLKLQDIDVSWRHNGSKIIFDIIPHSNAPVTQDSEYKNRIETFPQEYLRGNFSIKLNHLQHTDAGKYICYIKNSDKYQTLKLIINGSISIEQGNQGVTEREGLGPTLPLLLVCIISAVSLVIIFIAVFFRKRCSSSQRATGNVMSLATTELSMNHVDNHI; this is encoded by the exons TGTGTTTGCAGGTCACAGTCGAGGGGTTTATCGATGGTTCTGTTGTTCTGCCATGTTCTTCAGCTCAACATGATCTTAAACTTCAAGACATTGATGTGAGCTGGAGACACAATGGCAgcaaaattatatttgatataattcCACACAGTAATGCACCAGTGACACAGGATTCAGAGTACAAGAACAGAATTGAAACCTTCCCTCAGGAGTATCTGAGAGGAAACTTCTCCATCAAACTCAACCATCTTCAACACACTGAtgcaggaaaatacatttgctataTCAAAAACTCCGATAAATATCAGACTCTAAAGCTGATCATCAATG GATCAATATCCATTGAACAGGGAAACCAAGGAGTAACAGAACGGGAGGGACTGGGGCCAACACTGCCTTTGCTCTTGGTTTGCATTATATCAGCTGTGTCATTGGTTATTATTTTCATTGCAGTTTTCTTTAGAAAAAGGTGCTCAAGCAGCCAGAGGGCAACTGGAAACGTCATGAGTTTGGCCACTACTGAATTAAGTATGAATCACGTtgataatcatatttaa